In the Pseudoalteromonas tunicata genome, one interval contains:
- a CDS encoding efflux RND transporter periplasmic adaptor subunit, whose amino-acid sequence MHLAKIALALFLTTALIGCNKKTDDTPAPIIRPVKLYQVDDQTQTNLRSFPAEVEANQGSYLGFRVNGELKSFAVLAGQHVEKGQLLAQLDPTDFKLQVEDKKARFELAQSQLERTQSLLGKGITTESEFDQAKANKQVAESAYKKALTDLDYTELRAPFSGTVSKVFVKNFENIQAKQNILRLETRDLMDVTIQVPEKVVARVNKNINYQPKVVFDGFSEQAYSLTVKEWDTQADPNTLTYRVVFSLPVPNDFNLLAGMTGNVLIDLTQITKTSPDQFMVPVEAVFSQLAEDKQTNQHFVWRYNEQDHTVSKVAVTIGELHQVGIEVLSGLKAGDFIVSAGVHSLSDNLVVRPWQREKGL is encoded by the coding sequence ATGCATCTGGCAAAAATCGCATTAGCACTTTTTCTCACAACAGCCTTAATAGGGTGTAACAAAAAAACCGATGACACCCCTGCTCCAATCATTCGTCCAGTTAAGCTTTATCAGGTTGATGATCAAACCCAGACAAATCTGAGAAGTTTTCCTGCCGAAGTAGAAGCAAACCAAGGCTCTTATCTTGGTTTTAGAGTAAATGGCGAATTAAAAAGCTTTGCGGTATTAGCAGGTCAACATGTTGAAAAAGGTCAATTGTTAGCTCAACTCGATCCAACCGATTTTAAATTGCAAGTTGAAGACAAAAAAGCACGCTTTGAACTTGCGCAGTCTCAACTTGAAAGAACACAGTCTTTATTAGGTAAAGGGATCACCACAGAATCTGAATTTGACCAAGCCAAAGCAAACAAGCAAGTGGCTGAATCAGCATATAAAAAAGCACTCACAGATCTTGATTACACTGAATTAAGAGCACCATTTAGCGGCACGGTATCAAAAGTATTTGTCAAAAACTTTGAAAATATCCAAGCTAAACAAAATATATTACGTCTTGAAACTCGTGATTTAATGGATGTAACCATTCAAGTGCCTGAAAAAGTGGTTGCTCGGGTTAATAAAAATATCAATTATCAACCGAAAGTAGTTTTTGATGGTTTTTCTGAACAAGCATACTCACTGACAGTAAAAGAATGGGATACCCAAGCCGATCCTAATACCTTGACATACCGCGTGGTATTTAGTTTACCCGTACCAAACGATTTTAATTTGCTAGCCGGCATGACTGGTAATGTGCTTATTGATCTCACCCAAATTACCAAAACCAGTCCAGATCAATTTATGGTGCCAGTTGAAGCTGTTTTTTCACAATTAGCTGAAGATAAACAAACCAATCAGCACTTTGTATGGCGTTATAATGAGCAAGACCATACGGTTAGCAAAGTCGCCGTCACAATTGGTGAATTACATCAAGTGGGTATTGAAGTATTGTCGGGTTTAAAAGCAGGTGATTTCATTGTAAGCGCGGGTGTTCACTCGTTAAGTGATAACCTTGTTGTTCGCCCTTGGCAACGTGAAAAAGGGCTATAA
- a CDS encoding LysR family transcriptional regulator has protein sequence MTLEQIRILAAVVECGSLKKAAEQLHKTQPALSMAMQKLEAELGFLLLDRQHYRLSLTPHGAIFFRQARTLLTEANQLQVLGKSLAKGYEAKYRICYDEGCVNTEVDACLSTLFNHYPSTEFLINSGSRFNAINQVKEQSVELGIGPWFHIFQATGQYESFPIGELALVLVASEALFQPDKVNYSADLKKYSCITLKESNFEFDSEQLNIVQGSQLIKTDDLAMLSRLVISGAGWAMMSRNSCQHLIDSGRVFEINLNDYVETIKVEIRVFRKKQREHGPVANKIWALLQNLNQAQSFDS, from the coding sequence ATGACTCTTGAGCAAATTAGAATTCTGGCAGCAGTAGTTGAATGTGGCAGCTTAAAAAAAGCGGCAGAGCAGCTACACAAAACCCAGCCGGCCTTAAGTATGGCAATGCAAAAACTAGAAGCTGAACTGGGGTTTTTATTGCTAGACCGACAGCACTATCGTTTAAGTTTAACGCCTCACGGCGCTATTTTTTTTCGCCAAGCTCGCACACTGCTGACAGAAGCAAATCAACTTCAGGTATTAGGTAAAAGTCTTGCTAAGGGATATGAGGCTAAATACCGTATTTGTTACGATGAGGGGTGTGTCAATACCGAGGTTGATGCTTGCCTGAGTACCTTGTTTAATCATTACCCTTCTACTGAATTTTTGATCAATAGTGGTAGTCGATTTAATGCCATCAATCAAGTGAAAGAACAATCTGTTGAGCTTGGTATTGGGCCTTGGTTTCATATTTTCCAAGCGACAGGACAGTATGAAAGTTTTCCTATCGGTGAATTGGCCCTGGTTTTAGTGGCTTCAGAAGCATTATTTCAGCCAGATAAGGTCAATTATTCAGCTGATTTAAAAAAATACAGTTGTATTACGCTTAAAGAGAGTAACTTCGAGTTTGATAGCGAACAACTCAACATTGTCCAAGGCTCGCAATTAATTAAGACCGACGATTTAGCGATGCTCTCGCGCCTAGTGATTTCAGGTGCGGGCTGGGCGATGATGAGTCGCAACTCTTGCCAACACCTGATTGACTCAGGCCGTGTATTTGAAATTAATTTAAACGATTATGTTGAAACAATTAAAGTCGAGATAAGAGTTTTTCGTAAAAAACAGCGGGAGCATGGCCCTGTAGCAAATAAAATATGGGCTTTATTACAAAATTTAAATCAAGCTCAGTCGTTTGATTCTTAA
- a CDS encoding polysaccharide biosynthesis/export family protein — MVKYLSLVLILTFSFSINASEFNQAYQLGAGDSIQISVYQEPDLAFSGQISQQGKVDFPLLGSIDLSGFTQQQAKAHLELLLKDGYLVAPSVSIRVSSYRPFFIYGEVRSPGSYTYQPDITLEQVIALSGGLKDRASRTQWQIQRGQNKSLFLAKSDTVILPGDVIKIEKSFF; from the coding sequence ATGGTAAAGTACTTAAGCTTAGTGCTGATCCTAACTTTTAGTTTTAGCATAAATGCATCTGAGTTTAATCAAGCGTATCAGCTAGGTGCAGGGGATAGTATTCAAATATCTGTTTATCAAGAACCTGATTTAGCTTTTTCTGGGCAAATTAGTCAGCAGGGTAAAGTTGATTTTCCATTACTTGGTAGTATTGATTTATCAGGTTTTACCCAACAGCAAGCCAAAGCGCATTTAGAACTTTTATTAAAAGATGGGTATTTGGTCGCGCCGAGTGTTTCAATTCGCGTTTCGAGTTATCGACCTTTTTTCATTTATGGCGAAGTTCGAAGCCCTGGCAGCTATACTTATCAGCCCGACATCACACTAGAGCAAGTTATTGCATTATCTGGAGGCCTAAAAGACCGAGCATCACGCACGCAATGGCAAATACAGCGTGGTCAAAATAAATCTCTTTTTTTAGCTAAATCAGATACCGTTATTTTACCTGGCGATGTCATTAAAATTGAAAAGAGTTTCTTTTAA
- a CDS encoding GumC family protein, protein MTQMNGAFKPAEDEIDLADLLSLFWIKKWFILVVTGIVFAIGLSIVDRMPNIYKATTTVMVKGSKANNPLQSLVPGMGSANDDLDTTIKLLKSSQFAQTIVDSLSIPATLNQYASDFTWSGDDLLTHLSINIVSKTNLLEISFESQDAKFSAVVANQIAQAFMQYQTDLMQPHSNKSDDWINSKIQGVKDSLEVEEAKLMAFRQSQNVVDIASNVTIAKQEISLLYRELRELNLQFDLLKRFSQKVSLANNDLNALLVINEITNAPIIRELVQQKASQQAQLSQIKLRYLDKHPTFKSMALKIADTEQQLEKEVEAFIVAMTKNKQEVELQISELELKQQNANDLLESAIIQEQEFKKIQRSVDANIKLLESLSAKQKETELLKDITDSSDIIVVDPAITPISPIRPKKALIAAVSCVMGFILSIVLVILLHFFADAHRRYRQIAHHYGYKVLGELPRIRNKNKDKSQPILLGSGKQFEIYQESIRSIRTKVMLDKELGDQKIIAVTSLTPNEGKSSTCLQMAKSFSELERVIIIDADLRDPSIAVALGESRHRPGLTNFLAQTHTFEECIFHDEQINADVLPSGLRPMNPLLFLSMQRFESMLNVLQKKYDRIILECPPILSVSDALMVSKHVSGLTLVVDVQKTSLAKFNHDIELLSHAETTISGVILNRIKYDNQNYYYGSTKKRT, encoded by the coding sequence ATGACCCAGATGAACGGTGCGTTTAAACCTGCAGAAGATGAAATAGATCTTGCTGATTTATTATCTCTTTTTTGGATTAAGAAATGGTTTATTCTTGTTGTTACGGGCATTGTTTTTGCGATTGGTCTTAGTATTGTTGACCGAATGCCCAACATCTATAAAGCAACAACAACGGTTATGGTTAAAGGTAGTAAAGCGAACAATCCGTTGCAATCGTTAGTGCCAGGCATGGGATCTGCTAATGATGACTTAGATACAACGATTAAATTGTTAAAGTCGAGCCAATTCGCCCAGACAATCGTAGATTCACTCAGTATTCCTGCCACACTTAATCAATACGCATCGGACTTTACATGGTCGGGAGATGACTTACTGACTCATTTATCAATTAATATTGTTTCTAAAACCAATTTATTAGAAATTAGCTTTGAAAGCCAAGATGCGAAGTTCTCGGCTGTAGTTGCCAATCAGATAGCACAAGCATTTATGCAATATCAAACCGACTTAATGCAGCCACATAGTAACAAAAGCGATGATTGGATTAACTCAAAAATACAGGGTGTTAAAGACTCATTAGAGGTTGAAGAAGCAAAACTGATGGCGTTTAGGCAAAGCCAAAATGTAGTCGATATCGCCAGTAATGTGACAATTGCAAAACAAGAAATTAGTTTGTTATATCGAGAGTTAAGGGAGTTAAACCTCCAGTTTGACTTACTTAAACGTTTCTCTCAAAAAGTCTCTTTGGCTAATAACGATTTAAACGCATTACTTGTCATAAACGAAATCACCAATGCGCCGATTATTAGAGAACTTGTGCAACAAAAAGCGTCGCAGCAAGCCCAGCTATCTCAAATTAAACTGCGTTATTTAGATAAGCATCCAACGTTTAAGTCCATGGCATTAAAAATAGCTGATACTGAGCAACAATTAGAAAAAGAAGTGGAAGCCTTTATTGTTGCCATGACAAAAAACAAACAAGAAGTTGAGCTTCAGATCAGTGAATTGGAATTAAAACAACAAAACGCCAATGATTTACTTGAAAGTGCGATAATTCAGGAGCAAGAGTTTAAAAAAATACAACGCTCAGTTGATGCAAACATTAAACTACTCGAGTCGTTAAGTGCTAAACAAAAAGAAACCGAGTTGCTCAAAGACATCACAGATTCATCGGATATCATCGTTGTTGACCCTGCAATTACACCAATTAGCCCAATAAGACCCAAAAAAGCATTAATTGCTGCTGTGTCCTGTGTCATGGGTTTTATCTTATCAATTGTGCTGGTTATCTTATTGCATTTTTTTGCTGATGCTCATCGACGCTATCGCCAAATAGCACATCATTATGGTTATAAAGTATTGGGAGAACTCCCTCGTATTCGTAATAAAAATAAAGACAAGAGCCAACCTATTTTACTCGGTAGTGGTAAGCAGTTTGAAATATACCAAGAATCAATCCGTTCAATTCGCACCAAAGTAATGCTCGATAAGGAACTTGGTGATCAAAAAATTATCGCTGTGACGTCATTAACTCCAAACGAGGGGAAGTCGAGTACCTGTTTACAGATGGCCAAATCGTTTTCAGAGCTTGAACGAGTGATTATTATTGATGCTGATTTACGAGATCCATCAATTGCGGTTGCGCTTGGCGAATCTCGGCACCGGCCTGGTCTTACTAATTTTTTGGCTCAAACGCATACTTTTGAAGAATGTATATTCCATGATGAGCAAATCAATGCAGATGTCTTACCCTCGGGTCTTAGACCAATGAATCCGCTTTTGTTTCTATCAATGCAACGCTTTGAAAGCATGCTCAATGTATTACAGAAAAAATACGATCGGATCATTCTTGAGTGTCCGCCTATTTTATCCGTGAGTGATGCATTAATGGTGAGCAAACATGTTAGTGGTTTAACCTTAGTTGTCGATGTACAGAAAACATCTTTGGCGAAATTTAATCATGATATTGAGCTACTTAGTCATGCAGAAACAACTATCAGTGGTGTAATATTAAATCGAATTAAATACGATAATCAAAACTACTATTATGGTTCTACAAAAAAACGCACGTGA
- a CDS encoding MGMT family protein translates to MVLQKNARDIEFKKQQIWTVVSAIPYGCVASYGQIATMAGLPNYARFVGSCLKNLPKDTLLPWHRIINSQGKISFPLDSARFFRQKELLEKEHVLVSNGRVSLKKYQWNV, encoded by the coding sequence ATGGTTCTACAAAAAAACGCACGTGATATTGAATTTAAAAAACAACAGATTTGGACGGTTGTTAGTGCCATACCTTATGGCTGTGTAGCAAGCTACGGACAAATTGCAACAATGGCAGGGTTACCTAATTACGCTCGTTTTGTTGGTTCTTGCCTAAAAAACTTACCTAAAGATACATTATTGCCTTGGCATAGAATTATTAATAGCCAAGGAAAGATTAGTTTCCCCCTCGATAGTGCTCGTTTCTTCCGTCAGAAAGAATTATTAGAGAAAGAACATGTTTTGGTGAGTAATGGGCGAGTTTCATTAAAAAAATATCAATGGAATGTGTAA
- a CDS encoding HU family DNA-binding protein: MNKAQLVEKIATDAEISKAAASRALDAFTGAVSNSLKEGNSVALVGFGTFSVKARAARTGRNPQTGEEIQISAANIPSFKAGKGLKDSVNV; this comes from the coding sequence ATGAACAAAGCTCAATTAGTTGAAAAAATTGCCACAGATGCAGAGATTTCAAAAGCGGCAGCAAGCCGTGCACTTGATGCATTCACTGGTGCAGTATCAAACTCACTAAAAGAGGGTAATTCAGTTGCGTTAGTTGGTTTTGGTACTTTTTCAGTTAAAGCTCGTGCAGCACGTACTGGCCGTAACCCACAGACTGGTGAAGAAATTCAAATTTCAGCTGCAAATATCCCTTCTTTCAAAGCGGGTAAAGGCTTAAAAGACAGCGTAAACGTTTAA
- the ilvN gene encoding acetolactate synthase small subunit — MKRILAILLENEPGALSRIVGLFSQRAYNIDSLTVGTTDDSSLSRITITTQGDDRIIEQITKQVNKLVDVLKVIDLTDTNHIERELVLIKVRAADEQARAAVTRVSDVFGGSIIDMGKTTYSLQLVGSTDKLASFIDTLRNETEIVEVVRSGAVGFIRGDKALRV; from the coding sequence ATGAAACGAATTTTAGCTATCTTACTTGAAAACGAACCTGGGGCTTTATCGCGCATTGTCGGGCTCTTTTCTCAACGTGCGTACAATATCGATAGCCTGACTGTTGGTACCACGGATGACAGCTCATTATCACGAATTACAATAACCACCCAAGGTGATGATCGCATTATTGAACAAATCACTAAACAAGTTAATAAACTAGTTGATGTACTTAAGGTTATCGATTTAACCGATACCAACCATATTGAGCGCGAACTGGTATTAATAAAAGTACGCGCAGCTGATGAGCAAGCTCGAGCTGCTGTAACGCGTGTTAGTGATGTGTTTGGTGGTTCAATCATTGATATGGGCAAAACCACCTACTCGCTTCAACTTGTTGGCAGCACAGATAAACTAGCTTCGTTTATTGATACACTACGTAATGAAACAGAAATTGTTGAAGTGGTGCGCTCTGGCGCGGTTGGATTTATTAGAGGTGATAAAGCGCTAAGAGTTTAA
- a CDS encoding acetolactate synthase 3 large subunit yields MEQEIMSGAALVVRALKELEVKYVFGYPGGSVLDIYDALYVQNDVEHILVRHEQAATHMADGFSRATGQVGVVLATSGPGATNCVTGIATAYMDSIPMVVLAGQVPSNLIGDDAFQETDIVGCSRPIVKHSFNCRSAVEIPEILAKAFYIAKTGRPGPVVVELPKDILNPALEFPFIMPKDISLRSYNPSKKGHSKQIRKAVQAILNAKRLVVYSGGGIILSDTSEQLTQLVESLNAPITNTLMGLGGISGTHPNFIGMLGMHGNLEANKAMANADVILALGARFDDRVTNNVKKFCPNATIVHVDVDPTSISKTISAHIPVVGDLATVFEQLQIEIDKSELQIDRAAQEDWWRTINNWREQKCLSYTKVEGKIKPQTVIETLYKVTQGKAYISSDVGQHQMFAAQYYPFDKPRQWINSGGLGTMGFGLPAAMGVKLAFPDKESVCVTGDGSIQMNIQELSTCMQYGLAVKIISLNNRSLGMVRQWQDMIYSGRHSSSYMDSLPDFVKLAESYGHVGIRVDYPEQLEDALATAMAITDRLVFVDVCIDESEHVYPMQIRLGAIDEMWLKKGVKA; encoded by the coding sequence ATGGAACAAGAAATAATGTCAGGAGCCGCACTTGTTGTGCGAGCGCTGAAGGAGCTTGAGGTAAAATATGTTTTTGGTTACCCCGGTGGCTCAGTATTGGATATTTATGATGCATTGTACGTACAAAACGATGTTGAACATATTCTAGTAAGACATGAACAAGCTGCGACCCACATGGCCGATGGTTTTTCACGTGCAACTGGGCAGGTGGGTGTCGTATTAGCAACGTCAGGACCCGGTGCGACCAACTGCGTAACAGGGATTGCTACTGCTTATATGGACTCAATTCCAATGGTGGTACTGGCAGGTCAAGTTCCGAGTAATTTAATCGGTGATGACGCCTTTCAAGAAACTGATATCGTCGGGTGTTCAAGACCGATAGTGAAACATAGTTTCAACTGTCGCAGCGCCGTTGAAATTCCTGAGATTTTAGCTAAAGCTTTTTACATTGCTAAAACGGGTCGTCCCGGTCCTGTCGTAGTCGAACTGCCAAAAGATATTCTAAACCCTGCGCTTGAGTTTCCATTTATCATGCCTAAAGACATTTCTTTGCGTTCATACAACCCGAGTAAAAAAGGTCATTCGAAACAAATTCGCAAAGCTGTGCAGGCAATTTTAAATGCTAAACGTCTCGTTGTTTATTCTGGCGGCGGTATTATTTTATCTGATACATCAGAGCAACTGACTCAGCTTGTAGAGTCACTGAACGCCCCTATCACTAATACCTTAATGGGATTAGGAGGTATTTCTGGTACTCATCCGAACTTTATCGGGATGTTGGGGATGCATGGTAATTTGGAAGCAAATAAAGCCATGGCCAACGCCGATGTAATCTTAGCACTCGGTGCACGCTTTGATGACCGTGTAACCAATAACGTGAAAAAGTTTTGTCCAAACGCAACGATTGTTCATGTTGATGTAGACCCAACATCTATCTCAAAAACTATTTCAGCCCACATTCCAGTAGTCGGTGATTTAGCAACGGTATTTGAGCAACTTCAAATTGAAATTGATAAAAGTGAGCTGCAAATTGACCGTGCAGCACAAGAGGATTGGTGGCGTACCATTAATAATTGGCGTGAGCAAAAATGTCTAAGCTACACCAAAGTCGAAGGTAAAATTAAACCACAAACAGTGATTGAAACGCTATACAAAGTAACTCAAGGCAAAGCCTATATAAGCTCCGATGTTGGTCAACATCAGATGTTTGCAGCGCAATACTACCCTTTTGATAAACCTCGCCAATGGATCAATAGTGGCGGCTTAGGGACTATGGGTTTTGGTCTACCGGCGGCAATGGGAGTAAAACTTGCTTTTCCTGATAAAGAATCTGTCTGTGTTACAGGCGATGGTTCGATTCAAATGAATATTCAAGAGCTCTCAACCTGTATGCAATATGGATTAGCCGTTAAGATTATTTCCCTTAACAATCGATCACTAGGTATGGTTCGACAATGGCAAGACATGATTTATTCGGGTCGCCATTCATCATCGTACATGGATTCTTTACCTGACTTTGTCAAACTAGCAGAAAGCTATGGTCATGTTGGGATCAGAGTTGATTATCCTGAACAATTAGAAGATGCCCTAGCAACAGCGATGGCGATTACTGACAGATTAGTCTTTGTTGATGTCTGTATTGATGAATCAGAGCATGTGTATCCGATGCAAATTCGTTTAGGAGCAATTGATGAGATGTGGCTTAAAAAAGGAGTAAAAGCATAA
- a CDS encoding isocitrate dehydrogenase gives MAKQIITVIKGDGIGPSIIDSALEILNAAGCDFEYEFVDAGLTALENTGELLPQATIDAIAKNKITLKGPLTTPVGEGFTSINVTLRKKFNLYANVRPVVSFEGTKARYEDIDIITVRENTQGMYSGLGQVVSEDGSEAEAMSKITREGAQKIAVFAYELARRENRKKVTIVHKANILKSTSGLFLKVAREVAALYPDIETAEMIVDAACMKLVMTPEEFDVIVTTNLFGDILSDLCAGLVGGLGMAPGANIGEDAAIFEAVHGSAPDIAGKNLANPTSVILASIQMLEHLGMGDTAERIRNAVADVIKTGDRTTRDLGGNHGTTDFTQAVIERL, from the coding sequence ATGGCCAAGCAAATTATCACAGTAATTAAAGGTGACGGGATCGGTCCTAGCATCATAGATTCAGCTTTAGAAATTTTGAATGCGGCAGGCTGTGATTTTGAATATGAGTTTGTTGATGCTGGTCTAACTGCGTTAGAAAATACAGGCGAATTATTACCACAAGCAACAATTGATGCAATTGCTAAAAATAAAATCACCCTTAAAGGGCCACTTACTACACCGGTAGGTGAAGGTTTTACATCAATTAATGTTACCTTGCGTAAAAAGTTTAATTTATATGCAAATGTACGCCCGGTTGTATCTTTTGAAGGTACTAAAGCACGCTATGAAGATATCGATATCATCACCGTTCGTGAAAATACCCAAGGTATGTATTCAGGATTAGGACAAGTTGTTTCTGAAGATGGCTCAGAAGCAGAAGCAATGTCTAAAATCACACGTGAAGGCGCGCAAAAAATAGCCGTATTTGCTTATGAATTAGCTCGTCGTGAAAATCGTAAAAAAGTGACCATAGTTCATAAGGCGAATATTTTAAAATCAACATCTGGCTTATTCTTAAAAGTTGCTCGTGAAGTAGCAGCCCTTTACCCAGATATTGAAACAGCAGAAATGATAGTTGACGCCGCGTGTATGAAATTAGTAATGACGCCTGAAGAGTTTGATGTAATTGTTACAACAAACTTATTTGGTGATATCTTATCTGATTTATGTGCAGGATTGGTGGGCGGTTTAGGAATGGCTCCAGGTGCAAATATTGGCGAAGATGCTGCCATTTTTGAAGCTGTGCACGGCAGTGCTCCAGACATAGCGGGTAAAAATTTAGCAAATCCAACATCGGTTATTCTAGCATCAATTCAAATGCTAGAACATTTAGGTATGGGTGATACTGCTGAGCGTATTCGTAATGCTGTTGCTGATGTGATCAAAACAGGTGACCGTACCACACGCGACTTAGGTGGAAATCATGGTACAACTGATTTCACACAAGCAGTAATCGAACGTCTATAA
- a CDS encoding DUF3192 domain-containing protein, with protein MTKKIIRYILLGIGLYAVLASLVIIFYQDDPTTMNWQDREAFNNRFIDKLKPAQKLSSESVLEQLGSPDLTFAKNSNNHVYQLFFYRTQHVKSDGITTQDECTGILFKDGILIAWGLGALSAYHSEAI; from the coding sequence ATGACGAAAAAAATTATTCGTTATATTTTGTTAGGGATCGGTCTCTACGCGGTGTTGGCCTCGTTAGTCATTATTTTTTATCAAGATGATCCAACAACGATGAATTGGCAAGACAGAGAAGCTTTTAACAATCGCTTTATTGATAAATTAAAACCTGCTCAAAAACTTTCTAGTGAGAGTGTACTTGAGCAATTGGGCTCGCCTGATTTAACGTTCGCCAAAAATAGTAATAATCATGTCTATCAGCTTTTCTTTTATCGTACGCAGCATGTCAAATCCGACGGTATCACCACACAAGATGAATGTACCGGTATCCTTTTTAAAGACGGGATCTTGATTGCTTGGGGACTAGGCGCATTATCTGCATACCATAGCGAAGCAATATGA
- the xni gene encoding flap endonuclease Xni yields the protein MNKHLLIIDALNLIRRIYAVDSNQSNQEELAIKNAINRVERAVSKLLKQTIPSHAIAVFDGENSWRYQFYPDYKLNRKPMPEVLQTNLTHFAKQLTNLGVISYFPQEDEADDVIATLADKAAKQHINSTIVSTDKGFLPLLNQHIQVYDYFTAQYVSDKTIFDKFSVNKNQLTEFWALAGDPTNDIPGVKGIGKKTAQTLLAQYPSVTHALASTELNEKIRLKIESELNQYVISKTLATLRVDLPLGFSLKDLRLKRA from the coding sequence ATGAATAAACACCTTTTGATCATAGATGCGTTGAACCTTATTCGACGCATCTATGCTGTCGATAGTAATCAGTCAAATCAAGAAGAGCTCGCAATCAAAAATGCGATTAATCGTGTCGAACGTGCTGTGAGTAAACTTTTGAAACAAACAATACCCAGTCATGCAATTGCAGTCTTTGATGGTGAAAATAGTTGGCGCTATCAGTTTTATCCCGATTACAAATTAAATCGAAAACCGATGCCCGAAGTATTACAAACCAATCTAACTCACTTCGCTAAACAGCTCACAAACCTAGGAGTAATTAGCTATTTCCCGCAAGAAGATGAAGCGGATGATGTCATTGCAACCCTTGCAGACAAAGCGGCAAAACAACACATCAACTCAACAATTGTCTCAACCGATAAAGGTTTTTTACCACTGTTGAACCAGCATATTCAAGTTTATGATTATTTCACAGCGCAATACGTTAGTGATAAAACAATTTTCGACAAATTTTCAGTAAATAAAAATCAACTGACCGAATTTTGGGCGCTTGCTGGTGATCCGACAAACGATATTCCTGGTGTTAAAGGGATTGGAAAAAAAACAGCACAAACATTATTAGCGCAATATCCTTCAGTCACACATGCGTTAGCGAGTACTGAGCTAAATGAAAAAATTCGTCTCAAAATAGAAAGTGAACTCAACCAATATGTTATCTCAAAAACACTCGCAACTTTGCGAGTTGACCTACCGCTTGGCTTTTCACTGAAAGATTTACGCTTAAAAAGAGCTTAA